In Luteitalea sp., the DNA window GCGTTTGGAATCGATCGTTGCACCTCCTTGCGCGCCGACGTTTCTACATTTCCTTGCGCATAGCGAGGGGCCTTCAGAGTGTGAGAAATAATCGCCGTAGCGCAGGCCTTTAGGCCTGCCCATTCCGGCGCTTGCAGGCCTGAAGGGCCTGCGCTACGAGGAATTCTTCGCACCTCTTCCAGGCCCCTCGCTACGTCCGTGGAAGCAGCAATGTCGCGCTCGAGATCAAGCCGATGGCACGTCCGCCGCGGCGGCGTCGAACGCCGCAACGGCGGCCGTGCGCACGCGGGCGAGCGAGAGGTGCTGTTCGGCCGCAATCTGCCGGCAAGACTCGTACTCCGGAGCGAACCGCACCGAGCCATCCGGGAGCCGCGCGACCACACCGCGAATGGCCCCCCATTCCGTACTGACCTCGCTCGGCTGCCGCCGCAGTACGTGGCGGGTCAGCGCTTGCCGCCGCACACCGAGCGTCATCGTGTCGCGGAAGATTATCGCTTCCAGACGATCCGCATCGGCGGGCTTCGCCTGCACGGCCAACAACACGCCCGGACGCCCTTTCTTCATCTGAATCGGCGAGGCGCAAACATCGAGCGCGCCTGCTTCCCACAGCCGCTCGACGCAGTAGCCGATCGATTCGCCGTCCACGTCGTCGAGATTGGTCTCCAGCAGCACGATCGTATCGTGCTCGATCGGAGAGACGCCCGCGACCTCTTCGCCCACGAACAGTCGCAGGATGTTCGGGTGATCGAAGTCGCTCTGTCCCGGGCCGTAGCCGATCGACCGAATCGTCATCGCCGGCAGCGGACCGAACCGCTCTGCGAGCGTGGTGACGAGCGCCGCACCGGTGGGTGTTGTCAGCTCGCCTTCGACGCTGAAGCTCGAGAGCGGGACCCCGCGCAGGAGCTCGCCCGTCGCGGGCGCGGGAATGGAGCATCTGCCGTGGGCGATCGTCACAAACCCCGTGCCAGTGGGCACCGGCGCCGCGACGAGGCGCTCGATGCCGAGGAGGTCGTACGCAATCGCGGACCCGACGATATCGGCGATCGAGTCGACCGCGCCGACCTCGTGGAAGTGGACCTCCTTGATCGTCGTGCCGTGGACCTTGGCCTCCGCCTCGGCAAGTCGCGTGAAGACCGCGGTCGCCAGCTGAGACGCACGGGGTGTCAGGGCACCGCGCTCGATCATCTCCGTGATGTGATGCAGGTGGCGATGCACGTGCTCCGGAGCGTGCTCGACGGTGATCTGCGTTGCGCGGAAGCCTCGTTTCGTGACCGCCGACGCCACGAGCCGGCAGCTTGGCAGTCCGAGCGAGTCGATACCGGCTTGAACCGCTGCCAGATCCGCGCCGGCGTCAACCAGCGCGGCAAGGGTCATATCACCGCTCACGCCGCTCGCACAATCGAGGTAGGCGATGGACATCGTCTCGTCTCCAGCATAGGGGCGGTCGAGATCCGCGCTCAGACAATCAACCCGGTACGCAGCATCCAGACCAGGCCTAGCAGGCATGAGAAGCCGCCCAGAGCCGGCTGGACGAGGCGCAGTAGGTGCGCCTCGCGAACCCGCTGCAGCATTCCGCCCAGCACCATGCAGTAGGCTGCCATGGCGAGAATGACGCCGAGCCCGAACATGAACAAGGAGGCGGACAGTTCGAGCGCTGACCCGGCACCCGAGACGGGCACCAGTGCCAGCGCGGGAACGGCGCCCGCCAGTCCGTGAACCACGCCGGTGAGACCGACAACGCGTCTCCCGTAGCGGTTCCTTCGGTGGTCTGAGGTATGGAGGTGCGCATGGACCACGGTCCCCGTGGCACTGCCGTGACGGTGCGCGTTCCGCGAGAAGTAGTTCCTTCGCAAGGCCAGGAGGCCGACGTACACGAGAACGACACCGACGATGAGCTCCGCATAGGCGCTGAACCGATCAGGGACGGATCCCAGGAACGCGGCGAAGATCACTCCGGGAACCAGCACGCCCATCATATGGGCGATTCCCCATTCGAGGCTCACGCCGAGGGCGCCGCTCGGTCCGCGACGGTGGCTCAGGAACGTGCTCACCGCCGCCAGATGGTCGGGTCCGAATGCGTGCAGAATACCCAGGAACAACGCCGTGGTCGGAATCAGCATGAGTTCGGGTCGGGGACGTCTCCGGAATTGCGAAGCGGGCTGGCTCGGTCGGTCGCAAGCATCATATTCGAAGTGCGCCCCAATCCCCGGGTTCGACGGCATTCTCATCGGGCAGGGCGCATGGATCTATCCACGCAGGTCGCAAAATGTAGCACTCAGGTCGTGTCCGCTCGTGGTGCCCGTGCCGACCGGTGCCTGCAGGGACTCATGGCTGCGAGACCGGTGTGATCTCCTCAGGCGCGAGCACCGGGTGAGCTCCTTCGCGATCGATCCGGTACGACACGGATGTGCGACCCGACGGACAGCACAGCGGGTCGGTGTCTTTGTACCGGCTGAACTCCACGCTCAGGGTCTCGTCGCTGAAGAGCGAGACAGGTCCGGCGTCACCGTCCATGCGGGACGCCATCGGCTCTGGGGCGATCGTGCCGGCGAACTGGCCGCCGACGAAGATGAAGACCTGGTAGCCGAAAGGACGACACATGCCGTCGGCACCCGACATGCCGGAGACGAGCGTCACGTCGTTGTACGTCTGCCGCGATCCGAACAGCGACCATCCGGCCTGTGTGACCTGCGTATCTTCCGGCCCGTCGCCCTTCCTCAGTGAGTCCTTGCATTGCTCGTCGATTGTGGGCTCGTACTCGCCCTTGGTCGGCTTCGGAAGGGCGGCGCCTGGCCTGTTCCAGTTCCGGACCGGTCGGTCGAGCCAACTACCGGCCGAGGTCTCCGTCGCATCGACCGGCGGCTCGGTGGGCTCCTGCTGCTCGCGTGCAGGGGCTTCTGCATCACGTGCGTGCACCGCGGGAAGCTCGGACACGGTCGGAATCGGTGCCTGCTGCGCTTGCGCGGCGCCACCGAGCGACACCGAGAGCACGAGAGGAGCGATGTATTCCATTATCCGCATGTGATGTCCCATGGCAGTGCTCCTCAACAAATCGGATCAGTAACAGCTCACACGTTCTGAGG includes these proteins:
- the larC gene encoding nickel pincer cofactor biosynthesis protein LarC, producing the protein MSIAYLDCASGVSGDMTLAALVDAGADLAAVQAGIDSLGLPSCRLVASAVTKRGFRATQITVEHAPEHVHRHLHHITEMIERGALTPRASQLATAVFTRLAEAEAKVHGTTIKEVHFHEVGAVDSIADIVGSAIAYDLLGIERLVAAPVPTGTGFVTIAHGRCSIPAPATGELLRGVPLSSFSVEGELTTPTGAALVTTLAERFGPLPAMTIRSIGYGPGQSDFDHPNILRLFVGEEVAGVSPIEHDTIVLLETNLDDVDGESIGYCVERLWEAGALDVCASPIQMKKGRPGVLLAVQAKPADADRLEAIIFRDTMTLGVRRQALTRHVLRRQPSEVSTEWGAIRGVVARLPDGSVRFAPEYESCRQIAAEQHLSLARVRTAAVAAFDAAAADVPSA
- a CDS encoding LppP/LprE family lipoprotein, coding for MEYIAPLVLSVSLGGAAQAQQAPIPTVSELPAVHARDAEAPAREQQEPTEPPVDATETSAGSWLDRPVRNWNRPGAALPKPTKGEYEPTIDEQCKDSLRKGDGPEDTQVTQAGWSLFGSRQTYNDVTLVSGMSGADGMCRPFGYQVFIFVGGQFAGTIAPEPMASRMDGDAGPVSLFSDETLSVEFSRYKDTDPLCCPSGRTSVSYRIDREGAHPVLAPEEITPVSQP